From the genome of Acidimicrobiales bacterium:
CGACCTGCTGATCCAGCGGGAGGTCGTCACCCCCGTGCGCCTCCACCTGCTGGGCCGGCCCGGGGCGACCCTCGCCGGCGTGGAGCGGGTGCTGTCCTTCCCCCACGCCACCGCCCAGTGCCGGGCCTTCCTCGATGCCGAGCTGCCCGGGGCCCGCACCGAGGCGGCCAACTCCACGGCCGAGGCCGCCCGCCTGGTCGGCGAGGGCGACGACCCCACGGTGGCGGCCATCGGCACGGCCAGGGCGGCCGGGCTCTACGGCCTCGACGTGCTGGCCGCGGACGTCGAGGACCACCCGGACAACGCCACCAGGTTCGTGGTCGTCGCCACCGAGGGGGTGCCGGCGCCGACCGGGCACGACAAGACGACGATCGTCGTCTTCCAGCACGCCGACCGCCCCGGCAGCCTGCTCGCCATCCTCCAGGAGTTCGCCGCCCGGGCCCTCAACCTCACCAAGCTCGAGTCCCGGCCGACCAAGCGGGGCCTCGGCGACTACTGCTTCGTCGTCGACCTGGCCGGCCACGTGGCCGACGAGCTGGTCGCCGACTGCCTGCGGGACCTGCGCTCGAAGCAGCCCGACGTGCGCTTCCTCGGCTCCTACCCGGCGGCCGGCGAGCACGGCCCGGCCGTCCGCCGGGACGCCGAGGCCGCGTGGCGGGCGGCCGACGCCTGGGTGGCCGGGCTGCGGGACCAGGTCGGGGCAGGCTGAGGCGATGGGCTACACCCCGATGACCGAGGA
Proteins encoded in this window:
- the pheA gene encoding prephenate dehydratase, with product MTDPVAGRRRRVGFLGPAGTFTEEALLTQGDLAAAELVPLPSIPAVLAAAARREVDLGFVAIENAIEGTVNVTVDTLAFGPDDLLIQREVVTPVRLHLLGRPGATLAGVERVLSFPHATAQCRAFLDAELPGARTEAANSTAEAARLVGEGDDPTVAAIGTARAAGLYGLDVLAADVEDHPDNATRFVVVATEGVPAPTGHDKTTIVVFQHADRPGSLLAILQEFAARALNLTKLESRPTKRGLGDYCFVVDLAGHVADELVADCLRDLRSKQPDVRFLGSYPAAGEHGPAVRRDAEAAWRAADAWVAGLRDQVGAG